gccgtgctgaggacagagactaagaCGGCTGGGGTgcggagaggcctggaggcagagaccagcttgctgcatgcacacttgctctgagtggatgggattcctgtgcttgacctgccactgtggaaataaatttgggtataagccctttcaccccaagaatattccactgtcatttttcggtctcaccgaatcaagagtgaacttgcccagggctgaaatccattggcaagacaacatacATACAGACATTTGGAGAAAACATCTCTGGAAAGTTATAACCAAAATTTCAATAGTAGTTTCATTTGGctgattatattcattttattttctgcttcacattattctgcattttctaaattttccacaTGAAGCATTAAGGTTCTGTAAAGtagaatataaacaaaagttaCCTACATTAGGAActgtaaagaaaaatgaatagtgAATTTAgacatttaaatgaattttcaaatacatatagACTCCATCTTAGTCTTACATTTTCCTGTGATACGCTCTGGCTTTTGTTTATTAGCGTTTGTCCAGCACATACAACTAGCATAAAGTTTTTTGAGGGTGGATAAGATCTCAAAACCAAATGGTACTTGATGTTCAAAATAGAATGCAGGAACAAGGCATTTGCTCATCACTGTTTGAGGGAAACTCTGAGCCAATGTCACTGCCCATATCTTCGTCCTCCTCTTGGTGCATCAGGTTCTAGATCGCCTCATTGTATAAGTCTAGACTCTTGGAGGAGGTTGGGCCTCAGCTGTCACCTTGTCCTGCTCTCCTACACAGCTCAGAAATCCTTCCCCAAATACTTCTTACTTTTGGCCTTTGGTTCACCACCTCCAGAGATGTGAAGCTCCATAATTTTGCCTGAAATGCTTTTTCCTGGTATGTGCCTGTAGAATGTCCACTCATCATTCAGGATGCGTATTAGGTGCACTGTTTCTGGGAGCCCATGTGGCACAGTCATTGGTGGTCATGAGTGTGGGCTCTGTGGTCAGAGACCTGGGTTCAGTCCTGCCTCTCCTATTAacacttgctgtgtgatcttggccaGCTTAttgcacctctctgagccttggttttcttacCTGTAAGATGGGGTTCACAGATGTGGTAATATGTATGCAATCTTCagtcagtgcctagcacataggcAAATAATAAATGGCAACTACTATTAGTAGTCGCATCAATGGTCTCAATCCTGACTTGCACATTAAAGTCACCTGCCGAGCTTTTAAACCATGATTTAATAGGTTTGGAGTGGTGCTCCTAGCAAGGTATTCTTAAAAGTTGCCCAAGTGATTCTAGTGTATAGCCAGGTTGAGAACTGTTACACCAGCAGTTGTGAAGTATGGGCCCTGGGCCAGCAGCATCAGCCTCTCCTGGGAACCTGTTAGAAACTCAAGGGCCCCACCAGATACCTACTGAATGAGAAACTTTGGAAATGGGCTTCAGCAATTTAAGTTTTAACAAGCTTTATGGGagattctgatgcatgctaatATTTGTGAACTACTACACTAGATTGTAAATTAAGTAAAGGCATGAAGTGTGTCCTGTTCAGTGCCGTACTTTCAGGGCTTAATACTATGCCATACACAAATTCTCTTTAGTTCCAATCAGCTCAAGAAATGCTTACTGAGCACTAATTTTCTGTTGAGGCCCTGGAACTATGATGCTGTATGAGACAGGTCCTTGCCTTCTCGCTTGCTTACAGCTCACTGTGGATAAACTGCACGTtgccctggctggctggctcactacaTAAGTGTGGGTAATACGTTGCtattgagtctatataaagagctctgcctagtgctctgggcaacatggtggcctggctgcacagctgcacagctgcaggagagcagagcagaggctggagtggtggcagcaccgaggacagaggctgagatggctgcgggggcagaaaagcccagaggcagagactggcttgctgcatgtagagtcactctgagtggacaggattctagtgattgacctgccaccatgggaataaagttgggtataaactcttccactccaagaacgttccagttatttttttgtcttattgaatccatagtgaacttgcctggggctgaaacccattggcaagacacagaccCTTACTGTGCTCACAGCCCATTGTGGGGCAGTTGGaattcctatagccaggatcctcaccgaacttaaaccacctgatgatgtaactggcctgttgctaggctactacttccacacctgtaggcaatccAGGataacaagccgggtaataaaccctttcaccccaagaacattctactgtcatttctttggtcacattgaatccatagcaaacttgcctggggctgaaactcattggcaagacacccataAGCACGGGTCTACCACTGTTGTAATCTCCATGCtgattgatatatatttttatgtatgtgccTCCTACTAACCTGATCTCCTTACAGCAGTAAGctcctttgctcattttcctaGGAGATGCTCAAATGCCATTGCAGTGCTAGGCCTGCTTCTGCATTCAAAAGCAGTGGAATGTGTTCCCCTGATGCAAAATAGTGGTCAAAAAAGCTGGTGTGTGGGTGTCTCACCTGAGGGGTttgcccctgggcaagttcactttggATTCCGTGAGGccgaataacaacaatggaacattaggggtaaaagggtttataccaagctttattcttctggTGGCAGGTGGGGTGCTGGAATCAGTCCACCTCTGgagcagtctgcatgcagcaagcctgtctctgcctctgcgcagagcactgggcggagctctttgtaCAATAATACCAACAATAATGACTCATTGCCAACATgagtgggagcagtagcctatgccataggccaattacatcatcaagtagtttaggggcagatgaggatcctgaccataggaacttccattttccccacactcagGCATTGGTGCTTTTGGACAAATCAGAACTTTTAGGGACATGTGGACAAGCATATCCAGATGCCAGAGGGACTGTGAAGAGGAGTTAGTGAAGAAATCTTCAGAGGGCTGTTGTTCTGGTGGCCCTAGTATGGTTGGAGGTCAAACAGCCAGCAGTGGGAAGAGAGTCACATGCAAAGGGGAGGTTGCAGTGCAGCTGCAGGTAGGAGCTGAAGCCCTGCAGCTGTTCTGCCTCCCTGCACGCTGCATCTTACCCCGGGACTTCCAGAGAGTAGTGGCCCTGCTTCATTCCATCTTCTCAATCACACACAAATTAACCTAGAATCATTTAGCAAAGGAGCTTCTTGGAAACATAATTCCTGCTTAGCCAAGTAGACACGGTACTAAATCATCCAGCTGGTGAATATTACTTACCTAAAAAGCTGAtacttatattttttctaagagctactatttcattcatttttaatagcCATCTAATAGCCACTTTTAATAGTGTTATTAACAGGAAGGCTGTTATATCAAAGGCCTTTTGCTGGATTTGAGTTTCTAGTTCAGTAATAGAAACAGAAGTTAAGATTACTTTCAGAGgataatttctttcatttttgctcCTTTTGCTGTGATAAGGAGTCCTGTAATTGCAGTTTCCCACATGTTTTCCACCAGTTAGTCAAGTAGTATCTAATGATactcctctctttatatgtcaGGGACCACAGATATCAGAGGAAATTAAACGATTCAAGGGGGACTTAGTGTTTTGCACACCATTTGTATATTGATTTCACGTTTATGCAGCTATTAAAACAATTTGTGCATTTTGGatcagtccttttttttttttaagatttctttatgAGTTACTAGAATGAGCAGACCAGCTCCCAGTTTTATTGTGTCAGTGGCATTACTATTCCCTTAGTCACCTGGACTGGAAAATTTTTTGCACCTTTGATATATTCCTGTCCTTCATTATTCATACTCAGTAAGTTATTTATATGTCTTTGAAATGTCACATATACCTAACTTGTATTCTTCATTCTTATTGCAACAATCCtagcatatataatatttatagtcatctgtccatccatccatcccttgTGAGTTTCATAACCCTCCTATTTTAAGAAGATTTGAAAGAGTTAAAGCAGAACAATGTAAAACTTGGTGATCAAgattaaaaagagaacagaaggcCTAACTCAATTGTTCTTATTCTTGTATGCATTAGAATCAatggagaactttaaaaaaatactgatccTACTAATACATGAAATACTAATACTATTAACATGTAAATACCAACATAGGACTACTCCCAGAGATTTGGATTGTCATGGTCTAGAACTCCCTAGATGATCCTAATGCGCAGCCAAGGAAGAGAACCTGTGGAATTGCAAATGAGGGAGTAGATGTTACCAGCCACTTGATATGAGCGGATTACAGCATCTGAATCCTGAGTACGGCTCCAAAGGAAAAGGGATGCATGCTGTGTCAAACACACCTCACTgtctcacaaaatattttttcccccaggCTAAATAGTAAAGGTAATACTGTGTATGTCCTAGTAATGCAATTAATAGTTACCCTTTATTGTGTGTTTATCATGTGCTGAGCATTATGCCAATTAAAGGAATTATTTAAGTTTTGCAACACACCTATGAGGTGAGTATATTATTAACTTAAtgatacagatgaggaaactgaggttcttgagaagttaaataaattgCCAGCTTTTGGACTCAGGCTGCAGAACCCTATTCTTAACCACTGTATTGCCTCCAGCCAGTGTGATAAATTGGACAATTCCTCCAATGAAAGTTTTGCCAAAGACAGAATGGTGTTCAAATGGAGACCCTTGTAAAATAAAGGCTGGAGGTAAGTAATTTAACAAAAGCATTTTTGCAAGGTGTTGAGATAATATTTTGCTTTTCGATCATCTAACTTATTACAAGGAGAGACATTGGGCTTTTGGAAGAGTGGGTTACTGTCAAAGCCACTGGATCCACTCCTCCCCAGATGTCTTGGGGAGGTCTGGCTTCTCCTACAAAGTGAGGGCACAGAGCACCAGCAGAGATGGGGGAGCACGGGTGCAGGACAGGCTTGGATGTGACTGTAAAGTAGTAAGGCTTTTGGCACCTTGCTTAGAAGTAGGGAATGGAAGATAGGGTAAAAAGCCCAAAAGGGCATCCTGCTGGAGGTGCAAAGGCCTAGACAGTGTGAGGGGTGCAGGTTGGACTAAACAAGAGGAAATTCCTGTGCAGAAAAGAGGCATAAAAGGACGAAGCTGTGAAGCTGTGCGGTTCCGGAGCCACAGCATAAACTCGGGTGTGCCTTTGGTTTGGGAGTGGGAGGAGGGTGCAGATATTTTAAGAGTGAGAAGTAAATGCTCGGTGCTGGGTCATAGGAAACTCATGATTATTTTGTCTGCCAAATGTCTGAAATAGaattactctgtgtttttgagCAAAGTGAGAACTGTAGGCTTTATATACCAGCCCTGAGTGGTCATTCTTCTGTCAAAATGGGATGGTCTGGAGATAGCTGGGATGCTGCCTTGAGTCCAGTCTAATCTCACTCTAATCAATGCTTCCAAGAATATTCAGAATATGGACCTTCAATGCTCTTTTAGCATATCTTAGTTCAAGAAATGTAAAAGATGCTCTACTGCATACTTCAAATTCCCAACTGAGGTTCATTTTATCTTTCCAAGTTGGTCCCTCCATCTCCTCAACATCCTCCTATCACATTAGTCAGGTTTGCTCGCTGCTCCGCACTGATCCCGGCTCGGGTTAAATGGCTGCTCTTTGCGCTTTAGTCTTGACTTCGCAATGTGTTTGCAAGCTCTTTGAGGGAAAGGATTTATGTCTTTTAAAGAGTATTTCTCTTCTTCTCAGGACCTAGTGCTAAGAATATGACAAATAGTCAATGCTTGCTGCTTGATGCAGTTGAAATTTACCCCGAGCAGTGCTCAGAGCAGCACCGGCCACAGTGACATGTCCAGTAAGAGTTTTTGGATTGAGATAATAAGCATCTCAGAGTCAGAAATTATCTTGATGTGTTGTTTTGTAATGACAACATTGATAATAAAGTCTCATTATAACGTGGTGTGATGGAGTTCAAAAGGTCTGAGCTTGAATGCCAGCCTTCTCAGGTAttaactgtgtgaccctgggcagggtGACAGTTTCCTCATTGCGAAAGGAAGGTGATCATGGGGACCTCAGAGTGGTGGTAAGAATTAACTTACACATCAGAAAGAAATTGTCTAGAATGGAAAATGGCTATGataggcattcaataaacatgttttcagaaaattaaaaacctctATCTCATTATGTTCTACTGGTTTTCGATGTTCTCTTCTACCCAGGTCAGAAAgatcattttaaatttccttaaacTTTTTTgaggttagatttttttttccagataatgAGAGGTTGGTAGATAGCATATTAACaaagattttttcttctttggtaatTATCTTGTTCATAAAGATTAATAATTAGACAAGACAAATTACTCTGAGCTTTTGGCTGACAatcaggagaaggaggaagaggggaaggtGGCGAGAGAGCCCTGAGACTGATGATGGAAACACAACTCACTAACCCTTGATTCAGCCCGCGTGACAGATTCTTGGTGGTGGAGAAGCCCCACCTCTCGCCTTGGTTAGCAAGAGAGCTCCAGGGTGGGTTCTGAGCCTCCAGAGCAGAGCGCAGCAATGGCTCTCTGCTCAGCTGAGCTTTGCTGCAGCGTAGGTGTGGCCGAAAGGAGACCACAGTAAATTAACCAGGAGTGGGAACATAAAGACCAAACTTTATTTCACCCAGCAATAGAGTGATGAAATGGCATGCTTCTCTATTTAAATTCTATTCCATCTTCAAGGCCTTCCATGCAATGCAGGTGACAGAGGTTGTTGGGGATATTGCACGAGATGTGCAGCTTCTGCCCACGGTTCAAGAGCTCTCACTCTCAGACGCTGGCTCTGCCCCTGCCTCCCGAGGTCAGCCCTGGTACTCGCAGAGCCTTAGATGCCTCTGTAAGTATAGTAAAACTCTGTTAATCTGAGGCAGTCATACCATAAAAGAAAGGTGAAGCAACCAGTTGACAAGGTGAGACTTTTTCCTGACATGTTggttctttatttaaaagtacagaAGATACTTGAAATGAAATAGGAACTCCGAGACTCAAATACATCCAGTAAATGAAGTACACAAGCAGAAACACATTTGTCCACAGGTGAGTGCAGCCATTTCCACCCCTATCATGTTTCCCAAGGCAAAATCACAGCAAGGGTCATAAAATGTATGCCTCCTTCACATTATAAAACAATTAAAGGCAATCATATTATTCTCTGTTGCTAAAATGAGTGTTCTTTAGTGTCATAGCAAAAAAGATTGTGTGATTATAAAGTGAGGCTAGAGAGGAATTTCCTCATAAAATTCCTGAACAAAATTTGCATTGCACCTTGTGATATTCCCTTGTCAACTATAAAAATGGTTACCTTAGCAAGCCTGCCTCTGTATTATATCCTTATCATTAAACTCAGAGCTGCTGAAAACAGGAATATTTAATCCAGCCTCAGCGACAAATAAACAGATAACTGCTATTTGAAAGCCTTGTTGCAAGGAGTAGTTAATGAGTAAACAGAAAGTATTGACTTATGAGAAACACTCCTGCCCAGAAAGAGAATTATCAGAATAGCTTTGTCAAGTGAGTGTAACTATTTGATATAACTAGCCCATTTTGGAAACaaagtcaaggaaacaaagtCAATTAATTTACTTCCACTTCTGCTTCTTTTAGCcagtctttctttcttgttgTCCCTTTTTGACCTCTggaagttttattattattttccccattaaaAAGTTCGGCTTTCAGTCTCTTGACTTCCGTTATTTTCACAAGGGTTCAGGGACCAGATGCTACAACTTACTGAGAACGTCAGGAATCTTTTCATGAAAACCGATGACATGTGTTATGGCACACATTTGTAACCAGAAAAGCAAACTGCAGGAGGCCAAGAGGCACATTAGTTTATCCATTTTCTATGCTAGTTAAGAAAATATGTAGGGAAGACTCAGAAAGGATTTTGAATTCTGCGCACAGTTTTACATCATCCATGGAGACTGACGGTGTCCCCATTGGGAGTCTCAACACTTCTCTCTAGGCTATTCTGAAGCTTCATGGTTTTTAGTGTATTATATCAGATACTTAGATAATGAGGAGGGGATGATGAAAGTGTTAGAGAAATACCCATGATTACATAAATTAATAGAAAGCATCAGTGAGATCAAAATCATGAAATTCTTTGATTTCTACAGTTGGATTAGTTTCTTTAACTGGTTTCCAGGGCTGTCCTGGACACTTGGGGGAAGTTGTTTCTGGAAAATCAGATATCAGATTAAATGAAAGACTATTTGGCTGTATCTGGATGTCAGGGATCCAATCACCACCACTCTCTGTGGGAACTGCTGGTGTATTAGGCATCACAGTTGCAATGAGATCTGAGTCCTCAAAGTCAGGAAAGGTAACAGCTACACCTGGCTggactggggaagggagggatgttGGCCcttctgtcttctcttctgtctGTGCAGAAGATGTAGTACACTCTTCAGAAGAACTTGCCAAGTGCTCTTTTCTCCAACCATTGTGCTTTccattgttttttcctttatttttatgttttccatgGCCATGGCCATGGCCatgcccatgtttatgtccatgggCCAGGTCAAGGCCATGTCCCTTTTGGTGCCCATGGCCGTGGTCATGCTCATGCTTATGGCCATGGCCACGACCatgtttcatttgctttttatggCCCCAGCCATGCCCACGAGTGGGTCCTTGTTCTTTTCCTGAATCCTGCTCTTCATCTTGAACAGGAGCCATGGGATTGTGGGGTAGACTTACAGTTGTTCCTTCTTTTGTTCCTGCCACGAGTATTGATCGGAAAGGTGAAAAACCTGGAGGCCTTTTCATCAATGAGATCTAAACAGGAAATATTAAGATGAATACATTACTGTGCAAACCACACTATCAATGAAGAAAGCAGGGACCAAGATCCGCCAATGCTGTCTCAGCTTACAGTGGGGTAAGTCTGTGCCAggctttaaatattatattaatattccACAAGGGgtgaaaatgaataataattctCTTTGGATTGATTTTACAATTTGTAGATATTGATTATTGTTCTTAATAATACTCTAAGCTGCAGagtttttcttcatctggaaaaattGGGTGGTAGAACTACATAATTTGTCCAATATCTTCTAAGCCTATGATGATGTAAAGCCATGGCACATTATTTATGCCTATTAGCACTAATAGATACTATTTCTATTAGCACAACTACTGCTTTTATCCTAAGGGGCCCTCTAAGTGGCTCTATGAACTGAATATAGGGGGAACATTTATCCACAATTGCTTTGTTAGGCTGAAACACATTAGGACATGTTCACAAGCTTAAAACAACCTTTGTATAATGTTTATGTTAGACtctatatatacttatacatagTAAAAACCTGAATCAGAAAAAAGGCAACTTGAAGAACTTGAAGATGTGGATTTGTGGATTATTTCTACCTACACTTTCACTACCTGTGAGAACATGATGGTTGGATGTAGTATTCAGTGGTGCAAAGAGCATGATCTTTGACAGGCCAAACCCAACTAGTTATCAGCTTCCTGGTGAATAGAATGGGTTCTGATTTGACCTAGATTTGCATCTGAACATCACCAGCCTCACTTTTCTTATCTGTCACAAGGAATCATAACAGCACCGAGCTCATAGAGTTGTTAGGAGGAAAGTATGTGTGAAGTCCTCAGTATAGTGCCTGGGACAGAGAAAGCGCTTAATGATGTTATTATTCACTCTAGAACATCAGCATCTTTGTAATTTTTAGTGTCTCATTTGTGACAGTAGGAAGAGTATTACCTCCCAGGGTTCTTTGAAGAATTACAGAAGATTATGAAaccaatgcttctcaaacttgaatgtggGTGTGAATTTCCTGGGGATCATGTTAAAATGTAGGTTTTGATTCAGTAGATGTGGAGTGGCGTCTCAGAGCTACATTTCTCTGGCTCCTTGGGTGTAAGCAGAGGGCAGTGGAGCCCTATGCCCCACCTCAGGCACACCTTGAAGATGCACAGCTAGTGTCCGCTCTCCACAGTAGGGCCTCACATCAGTGGGAGAGCCTATTGACTGACGGGACACTGACAACATGTGAGGAGAAGTTAGGAGGGTGGCTGCTCCCTTTCTAGCCATAAAAAAGATGATGACAGAAATGTGAGAGTTCTCCCTCCCTTAAAAAGGTAATTCCCCCCTGCCCCCCATAAAGATAGTGCCCATATTCATTCATTGAAATTATGGTTTATTTTCAACCCGAATATGGCTTTTAAGAATGAGCAAAATTAACCCAAGCCGACTGTGATTAGAACCATACCTTTTCCAGTGGTTCACAGTCAACAGTAGGgtaaatttttttctcccaaggtACCACATAAACGTTAGCCTTACAGTCTAGAATTTGCTATGCATGAAAACAGAAGCCAAAAGAACAGTGTTATTCAAGAGATACTCAAACAAGTATAAAACATCAAACAGTTTTCTAGGGAATAAGAGACAATTGCATTGCTACTCACTCCAAATTTATTGATCATGCAGTTTGCAGTCAATTCTGTATTACTGTTCTTGGCGCATGTGGTTTCCCTGGCCGTGAACTCAATATAATACTTCATTCCAGCCACCACCTAGAAAATTTATTAACAAAAAGTAGGAGCTTAATCAATATGGTATAATAATAAATCACAAGTTTTTACTCTAAGGACTTTTAGGGGAGAATACTGACATCTTAACTGAACACTGACCAAATGAGAGttaaacaaaaaagtacaaatgTTTGACCACAAAACTTTCAGATTGTATGCATGTGTAAAATATTTGGCTGTTGGTTGGTCTCGTTTCCTTttctaaatagaaaaagaacatacattttattttt
The DNA window shown above is from Manis javanica isolate MJ-LG chromosome 3, MJ_LKY, whole genome shotgun sequence and carries:
- the KNG1 gene encoding kininogen-1 isoform X2; translation: MKLIAILFLCSRLPLSLTEESFSQEIDCNDEDVFKAVDTALKKYNHGNQKGNQFVLYRVTEVTKMDDTDTFYSLKYQIKEGNCSVQSGKTWQDCDYKESEQAATGECTVTVGKRGNEKFSVATQTCQITPAEGPVVTAQYDCVGCVHPISTASPELEPILTHAIQHFNNNTDHSHLFVLREVKKAQAQVVAGWNYEVTYSIVQTNCSKENYLFLTPDCKSLSNGVVAGMKYYIEFTARETTCAKNSNTELTANCMINKFGQILDCKANVYVVPWEKKIYPTVDCEPLEKISLMKRPPGFSPFRSILVAGTKEGTTVSLPHNPMAPVQDEEQDSGKEQGPTRGHGWGHKKQMKHGRGHGHKHEHDHGHGHQKGHGLDLAHGHKHGHGHGHGHGKHKNKGKNNGKHNGWRKEHLASSSEECTTSSAQTEEKTEGPTSLPSPVQPGVAVTFPDFEDSDLIATVMPNTPAVPTESGGDWIPDIQIQPNSLSFNLISDFPETTSPKCPGQPWKPVKETNPTVEIKEFHDFDLTDAFY
- the KNG1 gene encoding kininogen-1 isoform X1, with product MKLIAILFLCSRLPLSLTEESFSQEIDCNDEDVFKAVDTALKKYNHGNQKGNQFVLYRVTEVTKMDDTDTFYSLKYQIKEGNCSVQSGKTWQDCDYKESEQAATGECTVTVGKRGNEKFSVATQTCQITPAEGPVVTAQYDCVGCVHPISTASPELEPILTHAIQHFNNNTDHSHLFVLREVKKAQAQVVAGWNYEVTYSIVQTNCSKENYLFLTPDCKSLSNGDIGECTDSAYVDPQLRIASFSQKCDLYPEEDFVPPPPEICLGCPTNIPVDSPDLEEALNHSIAKLNAENNQTFYFKIDKVTKATAQVVAGMKYYIEFTARETTCAKNSNTELTANCMINKFGQILDCKANVYVVPWEKKIYPTVDCEPLEKISLMKRPPGFSPFRSILVAGTKEGTTVSLPHNPMAPVQDEEQDSGKEQGPTRGHGWGHKKQMKHGRGHGHKHEHDHGHGHQKGHGLDLAHGHKHGHGHGHGHGKHKNKGKNNGKHNGWRKEHLASSSEECTTSSAQTEEKTEGPTSLPSPVQPGVAVTFPDFEDSDLIATVMPNTPAVPTESGGDWIPDIQIQPNSLSFNLISDFPETTSPKCPGQPWKPVKETNPTVEIKEFHDFDLTDAFY